A portion of the Aricia agestis chromosome 1, ilAriAges1.1, whole genome shotgun sequence genome contains these proteins:
- the LOC121733622 gene encoding 39S ribosomal protein L10, mitochondrial isoform X1 gives MANLNKAFLQTSTPFLIAKRFRGKINIQKPRKPHFEKQLLLDLSKPFFGPRKNTLPEISLCEKGKKEWAKIEIDNPFERILARECLEWFNTSKMVVFIHVNSISMEEKTPVYAALKKNNMHLRTYGKKIVKMATTGTRYEAVNHLFTSHQNVIFGQPENSAKMFNILKKAPQLIVMGGIIQDKLLSKNELVEFSKLPNLEVARSQLCSILQSAGSSIVGQLNQSQQMLVGHLEKHVEIQNSSKADSSPSQDNAEDSPAS, from the exons ATGGcaaatttaaataaag CCTTTTTACAAACTTCAACACCATTTCTTATTGCTAAGCGATTCCGAGGGAAGATTAACATTCAGAAGCCACGAAAGCCTCATTTTGAAAAACAACTACTATTAGATTTATCTAAACCCTTTTTCGGTCCTCGCAAAAATACATTACCCGAAATATCGCTCTGCGAAAAGGGTAAAAAGGAATGGGCCAAAATAGAGATCGACAATCCTTTCGAAAGGATTTTGGCCAGGGAATGTCTGGAGTGGTTCAATACTTCCAAGATGGTAGTATTTATTCATGTGAATTCTATAAGCATGGAAGAGAAGACACCTGTGTATGCTGCATTGAAAAAGAACAATATGCATTTAAGGACGTatggaaaaaaaattgtgaaaatgGCTACAACTGGAACTCGCTATGAAGCTGTGAATCATCTTTTTACATCACATCAGAACGTAATTTTTGGACAGCCAGAAAATTCAGCAAAAATGTTTAACATTCTCAAAAAGGCACCTCAGTTGATTGTAATGG GTGGAATAATCCAAGATAAGCTTTTGTCAAAGAATGAGCTGGTTGAGTTTAGTAAGTTACCTAATCTCGAAGTAGCGAGAAGCCAACTCTGCTCGATACTCCAAAGTGCTGGGTCCAGTATTGTTGGACAACTTAATCAGAGTCAGCAGATGCTCGTTGGCCATCTTGAAAAACATGTGGAAATACAGAACAGTTCAAAAGCTGATAGTTCTCCTAGCCAAGACAATGCAGAAGATAGCCCCGCAAGCTGA
- the LOC121733622 gene encoding 39S ribosomal protein L10, mitochondrial isoform X2, producing the protein MAKAFLQTSTPFLIAKRFRGKINIQKPRKPHFEKQLLLDLSKPFFGPRKNTLPEISLCEKGKKEWAKIEIDNPFERILARECLEWFNTSKMVVFIHVNSISMEEKTPVYAALKKNNMHLRTYGKKIVKMATTGTRYEAVNHLFTSHQNVIFGQPENSAKMFNILKKAPQLIVMGGIIQDKLLSKNELVEFSKLPNLEVARSQLCSILQSAGSSIVGQLNQSQQMLVGHLEKHVEIQNSSKADSSPSQDNAEDSPAS; encoded by the exons ATGGcaaa AGCCTTTTTACAAACTTCAACACCATTTCTTATTGCTAAGCGATTCCGAGGGAAGATTAACATTCAGAAGCCACGAAAGCCTCATTTTGAAAAACAACTACTATTAGATTTATCTAAACCCTTTTTCGGTCCTCGCAAAAATACATTACCCGAAATATCGCTCTGCGAAAAGGGTAAAAAGGAATGGGCCAAAATAGAGATCGACAATCCTTTCGAAAGGATTTTGGCCAGGGAATGTCTGGAGTGGTTCAATACTTCCAAGATGGTAGTATTTATTCATGTGAATTCTATAAGCATGGAAGAGAAGACACCTGTGTATGCTGCATTGAAAAAGAACAATATGCATTTAAGGACGTatggaaaaaaaattgtgaaaatgGCTACAACTGGAACTCGCTATGAAGCTGTGAATCATCTTTTTACATCACATCAGAACGTAATTTTTGGACAGCCAGAAAATTCAGCAAAAATGTTTAACATTCTCAAAAAGGCACCTCAGTTGATTGTAATGG GTGGAATAATCCAAGATAAGCTTTTGTCAAAGAATGAGCTGGTTGAGTTTAGTAAGTTACCTAATCTCGAAGTAGCGAGAAGCCAACTCTGCTCGATACTCCAAAGTGCTGGGTCCAGTATTGTTGGACAACTTAATCAGAGTCAGCAGATGCTCGTTGGCCATCTTGAAAAACATGTGGAAATACAGAACAGTTCAAAAGCTGATAGTTCTCCTAGCCAAGACAATGCAGAAGATAGCCCCGCAAGCTGA